A region of uncultured Draconibacterium sp. DNA encodes the following proteins:
- a CDS encoding NAD-dependent epimerase/dehydratase family protein: MKVIITGATGMVGKGVLLECLDHESVEKVLVIGRNPVDVAHPKLEELIHTNFADFSTVKAQLAGYDAFFLCMGISSVGMKENDFKKVTYDYTLSLARELVPLNPEMTITYVSGEGTDSSEKGRVMWARVKGKTENELIKLGFKQAFMFRPGFIIPLRGIKSRTKAYQFVYDYFMWLVHLFKAVAPNAVVNTTQVGKAMINTVLYGYNSIIIKPKDIIQLAEK; encoded by the coding sequence ATGAAGGTAATAATTACAGGTGCTACCGGAATGGTGGGGAAAGGCGTTTTACTGGAATGTCTCGATCATGAGTCGGTTGAAAAGGTTTTGGTTATCGGAAGAAATCCGGTTGATGTTGCACACCCAAAACTGGAAGAACTCATTCACACCAATTTTGCCGATTTCTCAACTGTAAAAGCACAACTTGCCGGTTACGACGCTTTTTTTTTGTGCATGGGAATCAGTTCGGTTGGAATGAAAGAAAACGATTTCAAAAAGGTCACTTATGATTATACGCTTTCGCTTGCCCGTGAATTAGTTCCGCTAAATCCGGAAATGACAATCACTTATGTGTCGGGAGAAGGTACAGATTCCTCAGAAAAAGGCAGAGTGATGTGGGCGCGGGTAAAAGGAAAGACCGAAAACGAATTGATTAAACTGGGATTTAAGCAGGCCTTTATGTTTCGCCCGGGGTTTATCATTCCTTTGCGCGGAATAAAATCAAGAACCAAGGCCTACCAGTTTGTCTACGATTATTTTATGTGGCTGGTGCATTTATTTAAAGCGGTGGCGCCAAATGCTGTGGTAAACACTACACAAGTTGGGAAAGCAATGATCAACACGGTATTGTATGGCTACAACTCTATAATTATTAAACCAAAAGACATTATTCAACTGGCTGAAAAGTAA
- a CDS encoding metallophosphoesterase, with protein sequence MRQIIPWLFFIAFLAFLVGANMYLAKRFSFYFELRSARYLYITFGALTVFMIAGIATTTNTQAAFGNIIYIAASIVMGFLLYLLLSVAVVDLLGLFIKSVPRLLGIAALSLAVFVTAAGIINAQYRRISELEIPMKGLTSEIKVAHLSDIHIGHFWGPKTLQKIVDKTNAQHPDVVFITGDLFDGKIRLNSKSLEPLKQLNAPVYFVEGNHDGYSGAKEVKQNLREIGVTVLENEVTHFNQIQIIGLDHMRADNSQQEIPERRNRPSIRSVLDELNLFPGKPTVLLHHSPDGIELANQHGVDLYLAGHTHNGQLFPFNFVVGMIYKFNKGLGDYKGTRIYTSQGVGTFGPPMRVGTKSEIVLLKLKPE encoded by the coding sequence ATGAGACAAATTATTCCCTGGTTATTTTTTATTGCTTTTCTGGCATTTTTGGTGGGTGCCAATATGTATCTGGCCAAACGATTTTCGTTCTATTTTGAACTTCGATCGGCGCGCTATCTTTATATAACTTTTGGCGCCTTAACAGTTTTTATGATTGCCGGCATTGCTACAACTACCAATACACAAGCGGCTTTCGGCAATATCATTTACATTGCTGCATCTATTGTAATGGGATTTCTACTTTACCTTTTGCTTTCTGTAGCGGTTGTCGATCTGCTTGGTCTTTTTATAAAATCAGTGCCCCGCTTGCTGGGAATTGCTGCACTTTCGCTGGCTGTTTTTGTTACTGCTGCGGGAATAATTAACGCGCAGTACCGAAGAATTAGCGAATTAGAAATTCCGATGAAAGGATTGACGAGCGAAATTAAGGTTGCTCATCTCTCCGATATTCATATCGGGCATTTCTGGGGGCCAAAAACGCTGCAAAAAATAGTGGATAAAACCAATGCCCAACATCCGGATGTGGTATTTATTACCGGTGACCTTTTTGATGGCAAAATCCGCTTGAATAGCAAAAGTCTGGAGCCACTAAAACAGCTAAATGCACCGGTTTATTTTGTGGAAGGAAATCACGATGGCTATTCGGGGGCCAAAGAAGTAAAACAAAACCTGCGCGAAATTGGCGTTACTGTTCTTGAAAACGAGGTGACACATTTTAACCAGATACAAATTATCGGTCTCGATCACATGCGGGCCGACAACAGCCAGCAGGAAATTCCGGAAAGAAGAAACCGACCAAGTATCCGTTCTGTTTTAGACGAACTAAACCTCTTCCCCGGAAAACCAACGGTTTTATTGCATCACAGCCCCGATGGAATTGAACTTGCCAATCAACACGGCGTTGACCTGTACCTGGCCGGTCACACGCACAACGGGCAGTTGTTTCCCTTTAACTTTGTAGTGGGAATGATTTATAAATTCAACAAAGGACTGGGCGATTATAAAGGAACACGCATCTACACTTCGCAGGGAGTGGGCACTTTTGGCCCGCCAATGCGCGTTGGAACAAAAAGCGAAATTGTACTATTAAAACTAAAACCCGAATAA
- a CDS encoding family 78 glycoside hydrolase catalytic domain — protein MNKLFLFLYLLFCFTFISEAKIHPTQLTCEYLKNPSVVDVLQPRLAWINVADEGERGQVQTAFQIRVATTKNLLSNPDLWNSKKVESMASTRVQYDGDKLVSRQDCWWQVRVWDKNDEVSEWSEPAFWHIGLLNESDWQAKWIGAPWQGEEALPKPNSPAVALPEQLPPPAPLFRKEFKATKQVKRAVAYVTGLGYFELYLNGEKVGDDVLVPNQTNYGKRPALTQQYIPLDDNFREYKVMYLAYDISDQLNSGMNAFGAILGNGFYNPAKHWALGYGSPRFLLQVHVTYTDGTEDVLVSDESWKAAKSPILMDMVYYGEHYDARLEQEGWCTAGFNDSAWESAVSRKAPEGKLTAHTAHTDKVYETLEPIRIEKMYNGNYKVDFGVEISGWVRLKNVEGPEGHKIEIKYLSNTFSGDNSYIFKGVGKENYAARFNWFVFREVEIVNWPGVLAPENICAEAINTYIEESAEFETSNPLFNRVNKIWKRSQTDNMHGGIASDCPHRERSPYTGDGQVACVTVMHNFDAQNFYYKWIQDIIGAQNVETGYVPNGAPWQPGCGGGVAWGAAVNIMPWEFYVQYGAVDMLEKAYEPMTEYVRYMQNWVDDEGIMNSQRTGLDGKVLRWFNLGDWVAPGDLPPDSLVHTFYFWRCADITAKTAAVLGKNRKARKYAKLAESTKEAFHKRFFDAEKGTYGNSGANIFALKMGVPEAEYHRVIRALKANIEKNKGHLDTGIFGTQFFFEVLTENGMHELAYEAMNKKEEPGYGRWLTLGATTSWEQWSTEGSHNHPMFGGGLVWLYRQLAGMQADENNPGYRHIIFHPQPVDEMEFAKYYNNTPYGKAGIKWQHDEGKLNVDITVPVGCTATVILPGPDFVADGNDKVKIVAKSQNELVLEVGSGTYNFSN, from the coding sequence GTGAACAAACTATTCCTGTTTCTGTATCTTCTTTTCTGTTTCACTTTTATATCTGAAGCAAAGATTCATCCAACTCAACTTACCTGCGAATACCTTAAAAATCCTTCAGTAGTTGATGTGCTTCAGCCTCGTTTAGCATGGATAAATGTGGCCGATGAAGGCGAAAGAGGACAGGTTCAAACGGCCTTTCAGATTCGGGTGGCAACCACCAAAAATCTACTTTCAAATCCCGACTTGTGGAATAGTAAAAAGGTTGAAAGTATGGCCTCAACTCGTGTTCAGTACGACGGTGACAAGCTGGTTTCGCGCCAGGATTGCTGGTGGCAGGTTCGTGTTTGGGATAAAAATGATGAAGTTTCGGAATGGAGCGAGCCTGCATTCTGGCACATAGGATTACTTAACGAAAGTGATTGGCAGGCAAAATGGATTGGCGCGCCCTGGCAGGGCGAGGAAGCTTTACCAAAACCTAACTCACCTGCAGTAGCTTTGCCGGAACAATTACCTCCTCCGGCACCACTATTTCGGAAAGAATTTAAGGCCACAAAACAGGTAAAGAGAGCTGTGGCTTACGTTACCGGACTGGGCTATTTTGAGCTTTATCTGAATGGTGAAAAAGTTGGCGACGATGTGTTGGTTCCCAATCAAACCAATTATGGAAAGCGACCTGCTCTCACTCAGCAATACATACCGCTTGATGATAACTTCAGGGAATACAAAGTGATGTACCTGGCTTATGATATTTCTGATCAGCTGAATTCCGGAATGAATGCTTTCGGAGCTATTCTTGGAAACGGTTTTTATAACCCCGCCAAACATTGGGCTTTAGGTTATGGTTCGCCACGCTTTTTGTTGCAGGTTCATGTCACATACACCGACGGAACTGAGGATGTTCTGGTAAGCGACGAAAGCTGGAAGGCGGCAAAAAGTCCGATTCTAATGGACATGGTTTATTATGGCGAACATTACGATGCGCGTTTGGAGCAGGAGGGTTGGTGCACAGCGGGTTTTAACGACTCAGCATGGGAAAGTGCTGTTTCTAGAAAAGCACCCGAAGGAAAGTTGACGGCGCATACGGCACACACCGATAAAGTTTACGAAACGCTTGAACCTATTCGGATTGAAAAAATGTATAACGGCAACTATAAAGTTGATTTTGGTGTTGAAATTTCGGGCTGGGTGAGGCTAAAAAATGTGGAAGGCCCTGAAGGACATAAAATAGAGATTAAGTATTTATCGAATACGTTCTCGGGAGATAATTCCTATATTTTTAAAGGCGTAGGAAAAGAAAATTATGCGGCTCGTTTTAACTGGTTTGTTTTTCGAGAAGTGGAAATAGTAAACTGGCCGGGCGTGCTGGCACCCGAGAATATTTGTGCCGAAGCGATCAATACTTACATCGAAGAATCGGCTGAATTTGAAACATCAAATCCGCTTTTTAACCGGGTGAATAAGATTTGGAAACGCAGCCAGACCGATAACATGCACGGTGGTATTGCCAGCGATTGCCCGCACCGCGAACGTTCGCCATACACGGGCGATGGGCAGGTGGCCTGTGTTACCGTAATGCATAACTTCGATGCACAAAACTTTTACTACAAATGGATTCAGGATATTATTGGTGCACAAAACGTTGAAACCGGTTATGTACCAAACGGTGCGCCGTGGCAACCGGGTTGTGGTGGCGGAGTTGCCTGGGGAGCGGCGGTAAATATTATGCCCTGGGAGTTTTATGTGCAGTACGGTGCTGTGGATATGTTGGAAAAAGCTTATGAGCCGATGACGGAATACGTACGCTACATGCAAAACTGGGTTGACGATGAGGGAATCATGAACTCGCAGCGAACAGGTTTGGATGGAAAAGTGCTGCGTTGGTTTAATCTTGGCGACTGGGTGGCTCCCGGCGATCTTCCGCCTGATAGTCTGGTACATACCTTCTATTTTTGGCGCTGCGCCGATATTACCGCAAAAACTGCTGCTGTTCTGGGGAAAAACAGAAAAGCAAGAAAATATGCAAAGCTGGCCGAAAGCACAAAAGAAGCCTTTCATAAACGGTTTTTTGATGCAGAAAAAGGAACTTACGGAAACTCGGGAGCCAATATTTTTGCTTTGAAAATGGGTGTTCCCGAAGCTGAATATCATCGCGTAATAAGAGCGCTGAAAGCAAATATTGAAAAGAATAAAGGACATTTGGATACCGGAATTTTTGGTACACAGTTTTTCTTTGAAGTGCTGACGGAAAACGGTATGCACGAGCTGGCTTATGAAGCCATGAACAAAAAAGAGGAGCCTGGTTATGGCCGTTGGTTAACGCTGGGAGCTACAACAAGCTGGGAGCAATGGAGTACAGAAGGTTCGCACAATCACCCGATGTTTGGAGGGGGTTTGGTGTGGTTATATCGTCAATTGGCAGGTATGCAGGCTGATGAAAATAACCCGGGATATCGTCACATAATTTTTCATCCGCAGCCGGTTGATGAAATGGAATTTGCCAAATATTATAACAATACACCTTACGGAAAGGCCGGAATAAAATGGCAGCATGACGAGGGGAAATTGAATGTTGATATCACCGTCCCTGTGGGATGCACGGCAACAGTAATTTTGCCGGGCCCCGATTTTGTTGCCGACGGGAACGACAAGGTAAAAATTGTCGCGAAATCCCAAAACGAGCTGGTACTTGAAGTTGGATCGGGGACCTATAATTTTAGTAACTAA
- a CDS encoding DoxX family protein, producing the protein MNWKKLIITIFRTAIGWHFLYEGIAKLADGNWSAAGYLSSSTGPLSGLYQWMGGSEGIMNVVDPLNIAALIIIGLGLTLGLAIRVSAVSGILLLLLYYFAHPPFGGSLLANTEGSLYIINKNVIEALALLVLLVLKEKGWGLYALLIFPKKKEPGEESPAVKSRREALKNLATIPALGVLGLGAFNETQKFGVDTLSGATIKVGGADIKELKGELPKGKIGPHEISRLVAGGNLIGGWAHSRDLQYVPSLFRAYNTEKKIFETLMLAEEAGINTINIGFPTNATMQKYKKLTGSKIKVITQVHPDADNNDYVVNINKAIDFGVDIIQVQGNWCDWLVRDNKLDKIDLMLNHIRQQGYTAGLASHTVDSLIACEEQGIIPDYYMKTMHHDNYWSAHPRENRVPFEVDGKKYTDHNRFHDNLFCLFPDKTVEFVNRATVPVMGFKVLAAGAIQPEDGFDWAFKNGADFICVGMFDFQVVNDVNITINTLNNLQGRTRKWYG; encoded by the coding sequence ATGAACTGGAAAAAACTCATCATTACAATTTTTAGAACTGCCATAGGCTGGCACTTTTTGTACGAAGGAATAGCAAAATTAGCAGATGGAAACTGGAGTGCGGCGGGATATTTATCGAGCTCAACAGGGCCATTGTCCGGACTGTATCAGTGGATGGGTGGTTCCGAAGGTATTATGAATGTGGTAGATCCGCTGAATATAGCTGCCTTAATTATCATCGGATTGGGACTCACATTGGGTTTGGCAATTCGGGTTTCTGCTGTTTCGGGCATTCTTTTGTTGTTGCTTTACTATTTTGCACATCCGCCGTTTGGTGGTTCATTATTGGCCAATACAGAAGGAAGTTTGTATATCATAAATAAGAATGTGATCGAAGCACTGGCTTTACTCGTGTTACTTGTTTTGAAAGAGAAAGGCTGGGGATTGTATGCGCTTTTAATTTTTCCGAAGAAGAAAGAACCGGGTGAAGAATCACCTGCTGTAAAATCCCGTCGCGAGGCTTTAAAAAATCTGGCAACGATTCCTGCATTGGGTGTATTGGGTTTGGGAGCTTTTAATGAAACACAAAAATTTGGAGTTGACACCCTTTCGGGCGCGACCATAAAAGTAGGAGGTGCCGATATAAAAGAACTGAAGGGAGAACTTCCGAAAGGAAAGATCGGGCCGCACGAAATCAGTCGATTGGTGGCCGGTGGAAACCTGATTGGCGGCTGGGCGCACTCCCGCGATCTGCAATATGTACCTTCGTTGTTCAGAGCTTATAACACTGAAAAGAAGATTTTTGAAACGCTGATGTTGGCTGAGGAAGCCGGAATTAATACCATCAATATTGGATTTCCGACAAACGCCACTATGCAGAAATATAAAAAGCTAACCGGCAGTAAGATTAAAGTGATCACGCAGGTGCATCCCGATGCGGATAACAATGACTACGTGGTGAATATTAATAAAGCTATCGATTTTGGTGTGGACATTATTCAGGTACAGGGGAACTGGTGTGACTGGCTGGTGCGCGACAACAAACTGGATAAAATCGATTTAATGTTGAATCATATTCGCCAACAAGGTTATACTGCCGGGCTGGCTTCGCATACCGTTGATTCGCTGATTGCCTGTGAAGAGCAGGGAATTATTCCGGATTATTACATGAAAACCATGCATCACGATAATTACTGGTCGGCACACCCGCGCGAAAACCGTGTGCCCTTTGAGGTGGATGGTAAAAAATATACCGATCACAACCGTTTTCACGATAACCTGTTTTGTTTGTTTCCTGATAAAACGGTGGAATTTGTGAACCGTGCCACTGTTCCGGTAATGGGCTTTAAAGTGTTGGCTGCCGGTGCCATTCAGCCCGAAGATGGATTTGACTGGGCCTTTAAAAATGGTGCCGATTTTATATGTGTGGGTATGTTCGATTTTCAGGTGGTAAACGATGTAAATATCACCATCAATACGCTGAATAATTTGCAGGGACGCACACGAAAATGGTATGGCTAA
- a CDS encoding glycoside hydrolase family 2 TIM barrel-domain containing protein: MIRRTNLTLTLFSIALVALVSCNNYTDYSNVPYEEPSPKPWEDPGIYQVNKAEPHAHFIPFASAEQARTEDKWQSPLLKSLNGTWQFHLAQNPTERPFWFFKNDFDTREWEEIQVPANWEVVGFDYPIYTNVKYPHAQTPPLIQKDYNPVGSYKRTFEVPAEWDGSDIIAHFGAVSSNMNLWVNEQYVGYSEDSKTPAEFNITKYLVPGENTMAVEIFRWSDASYLEDQDFWRLSGITRDVYLVARGQQAIKDFRVGSSLDDTYTNGLFSLDIELANNGNLTVEAVLSDNGKAVKEFSETTDGTAVNFEAEIPNVKQWSAEIPNLYELVITLKNGEDIVEVIRQDVGFRRIEIIDATLRVNGKYVYIKGANLHEHNDKTGHVQDKETMLLDIKTMKENNLNAVRTSHYPQPELWYELCNKYGLYIVDEANIESHGMGYGPESLAKNEAWKAAHLYRTKNMFERDKNQPCVVIWSLGNEAGNGVNFMATYDFLKSVDNTRPVQYEQAHGGANTDINCPMYMRMDGMERFAKEKADKPLIQCEYAHAMGNSVGNLQDYWDLIEKYDVLQGGFIWDWVDQGLWTTNDAGEGFWAYGGDFGPDTVPSDGNFCNNGLVDPDRAVKPHLLEVKKVYQHIGFDAVDLKKGIISIKNKYVFMNLSAFDFVWEVTADGKVVDSGDLGSIDLAPGESKKVTIGFNVKPEAGVEYFLNVHAKLKEDWSLVKAGWILAEEQFKIPFVVPMTLEYKIPQMPDVSLEETAETATVSGEGFSVTFDKKAGIISSLKKGETEILISGPIPNFWRAPIDNDFGNNLYKRSRVWRKAGENRDVADVAVKAINNNTVEVVFNFDLVNEAKEKIASYKSIYTVYGTGDIVVENNFKMNDDDLPEIVRMGMNLVMPRKFDQMSWFGRGPQESYWDRKTGAFVGLYSGSVADQYWAYLRPQENGNKTDVRWVTITDEAGNGLLFAGMPLLEVSAHHNIMEDFESVERTDGRQVEGVEVINRHINDVKPRDLTSVNIDYKQMGVGGDDSWGAWTHDEYRLTEKEYSYAFKMSFISPEEDPAKKAKTKF, from the coding sequence ATGATAAGAAGAACTAATTTGACACTAACCTTATTTTCTATCGCGCTGGTTGCATTGGTTTCGTGTAACAATTACACCGACTACTCCAATGTACCTTACGAAGAGCCGAGCCCAAAACCGTGGGAAGACCCGGGAATTTACCAGGTAAACAAAGCCGAGCCACACGCTCACTTTATCCCTTTTGCATCAGCAGAACAGGCTCGCACTGAAGACAAGTGGCAATCGCCACTTCTAAAATCACTAAACGGAACCTGGCAATTTCACCTGGCACAAAATCCGACGGAACGCCCGTTTTGGTTTTTTAAGAATGATTTTGACACCCGCGAATGGGAAGAAATTCAGGTACCGGCCAACTGGGAAGTTGTTGGTTTTGATTACCCGATTTATACCAACGTAAAATACCCGCACGCTCAAACTCCTCCGCTAATTCAGAAAGATTACAACCCGGTGGGTTCGTACAAACGTACTTTCGAAGTTCCAGCCGAATGGGATGGCAGCGACATCATCGCACATTTTGGTGCGGTTTCGTCGAATATGAATCTTTGGGTGAACGAACAATACGTAGGTTACAGTGAAGACAGTAAAACACCTGCCGAGTTTAACATTACCAAATATTTAGTTCCCGGAGAGAACACTATGGCCGTTGAGATTTTCCGCTGGAGCGATGCTTCGTATCTGGAAGACCAGGATTTCTGGCGTTTAAGTGGAATCACCCGCGATGTTTACCTTGTAGCTCGCGGCCAACAGGCTATAAAAGATTTCCGCGTTGGCTCATCGCTTGATGATACTTATACAAATGGTTTGTTTTCGCTTGATATTGAACTGGCCAACAATGGTAATTTAACCGTTGAAGCTGTTCTTTCGGATAACGGAAAAGCTGTTAAAGAATTCTCGGAAACTACCGACGGAACAGCAGTGAATTTTGAAGCTGAAATTCCAAACGTAAAACAGTGGTCGGCTGAAATTCCAAACCTTTACGAACTGGTAATTACGCTGAAAAACGGAGAAGATATAGTTGAAGTTATTCGCCAGGATGTTGGATTCCGACGTATTGAGATTATCGATGCAACCCTTCGTGTGAACGGAAAATACGTTTACATTAAAGGTGCCAACCTGCACGAACACAACGACAAAACCGGCCACGTTCAGGACAAAGAAACGATGTTGCTGGATATTAAAACCATGAAGGAAAACAACCTGAATGCTGTTCGAACATCGCACTATCCGCAACCGGAACTGTGGTACGAGCTGTGCAATAAATATGGTTTGTACATTGTTGACGAAGCAAATATCGAATCGCACGGAATGGGTTACGGACCTGAATCGTTAGCCAAAAATGAAGCCTGGAAAGCGGCTCATTTGTACCGTACAAAAAATATGTTTGAGCGCGACAAAAACCAACCTTGTGTGGTCATCTGGAGTTTGGGTAACGAAGCCGGAAACGGCGTGAACTTTATGGCTACCTACGATTTCCTAAAATCGGTAGACAACACGCGCCCTGTACAATATGAACAGGCACACGGCGGAGCAAACACCGATATCAACTGCCCGATGTATATGAGAATGGATGGCATGGAACGTTTTGCCAAAGAAAAAGCTGACAAGCCATTAATCCAGTGCGAATACGCGCACGCCATGGGAAACAGCGTTGGAAACCTGCAGGATTACTGGGACCTGATTGAAAAATACGATGTATTGCAAGGTGGATTTATCTGGGACTGGGTTGACCAGGGCTTGTGGACCACCAACGACGCCGGAGAAGGATTCTGGGCTTACGGTGGCGACTTTGGCCCCGACACAGTTCCATCCGATGGCAACTTCTGTAACAATGGTTTGGTTGATCCCGACCGTGCGGTAAAACCACATTTATTGGAAGTTAAAAAAGTTTACCAGCACATTGGTTTCGATGCGGTTGACCTGAAAAAAGGTATCATCTCGATTAAGAACAAATATGTATTTATGAATCTTTCGGCTTTCGACTTTGTTTGGGAAGTTACTGCCGACGGAAAAGTAGTTGACAGCGGCGACCTGGGGAGCATCGATTTAGCACCGGGTGAAAGCAAAAAAGTTACCATCGGTTTTAACGTAAAACCTGAAGCCGGTGTTGAATATTTCCTAAATGTACATGCAAAATTAAAAGAAGACTGGAGCCTTGTTAAAGCAGGTTGGATTTTGGCCGAAGAGCAGTTTAAAATTCCTTTCGTGGTACCAATGACGCTGGAATACAAAATTCCACAAATGCCGGATGTAAGTTTGGAAGAAACAGCTGAAACCGCAACCGTATCGGGCGAAGGATTTTCGGTAACTTTCGATAAGAAAGCCGGTATTATTTCAAGCCTCAAAAAAGGTGAAACTGAAATATTGATCAGCGGCCCGATTCCAAATTTCTGGCGTGCACCAATCGACAACGATTTTGGAAACAACCTGTACAAACGAAGCCGCGTTTGGCGGAAAGCAGGAGAAAACCGCGATGTTGCTGATGTTGCAGTAAAAGCGATAAATAACAACACCGTTGAGGTAGTTTTTAATTTTGATCTGGTAAACGAGGCGAAAGAAAAAATTGCTTCGTACAAATCGATTTACACCGTATACGGAACAGGAGATATTGTGGTTGAGAACAACTTTAAAATGAACGACGACGATCTGCCGGAAATCGTTCGTATGGGAATGAACCTGGTAATGCCACGCAAATTCGACCAGATGAGCTGGTTTGGCCGCGGCCCGCAGGAATCGTACTGGGACAGAAAAACCGGTGCTTTTGTTGGCTTGTACAGTGGCAGTGTTGCCGATCAGTATTGGGCATATCTTCGTCCTCAGGAAAACGGGAACAAAACCGATGTTCGCTGGGTGACCATCACCGACGAAGCCGGAAACGGCCTGTTGTTCGCGGGCATGCCATTGCTGGAAGTTAGTGCCCACCACAACATTATGGAAGACTTCGAGAGTGTTGAGCGCACCGATGGCCGCCAGGTAGAAGGCGTTGAGGTGATTAACCGCCACATTAACGATGTAAAACCACGCGACCTGACTTCGGTTAATATCGATTACAAACAAATGGGTGTTGGTGGCGACGACAGCTGGGGTGCCTGGACGCATGACGAGTACCGACTAACAGAAAAAGAATACAGTTACGCATTTAAAATGAGTTTCATTTCGCCCGAAGAAGATCCGGCGAAAAAAGCGAAAACTAAATTCTAG
- a CDS encoding cysteate synthase, producing the protein MSKDFSPTKYILKSFKTGKEFKDEGWMLDAPGEAEPTLIRAIYDKKQIDVKDDSWGLYKFADWLPIGRMLEGSSAPVTYKSEGLAKELGLENLWITFSGYWPEKGTNMKTASFKETEAYSVCGRMTEDMKQVLVVASAGNTSRAFARVCSENNIPLLICVPEDNIGALWFDAPINDCVKLICSKSGSDYFDAIHLSNIVAGMEGFVAEGGAKNVARRDGMATTMLSATTTIGEIPDYYFQAIGSGTGAIAAWEANLRLIEDGRFGNKKMKLMVSQNTPFTPIHDAWKADSRAMLSLDDNLAREQVEAIVAKVLSNRKPPYPIAGGLYDAMKDAGGEVLLASNEHAAHAGELFLKTEGNDIHPASAIATATLIEAVKDGTVKKDDLIMLNITGGGEEKFKAENELFYLKPEIVFDINPNEEEVKAKVEKLFSK; encoded by the coding sequence ATGAGCAAAGATTTTTCGCCCACAAAATACATCCTGAAATCGTTTAAAACAGGCAAGGAGTTTAAAGATGAAGGCTGGATGCTGGATGCTCCGGGTGAGGCCGAACCAACATTAATTCGTGCTATTTACGATAAAAAACAGATTGACGTAAAAGACGATTCGTGGGGCTTGTACAAATTTGCCGACTGGTTACCCATTGGCCGAATGCTTGAAGGTTCGTCGGCACCGGTAACGTACAAAAGCGAGGGGTTGGCAAAAGAACTGGGGCTTGAAAATCTTTGGATCACCTTTAGCGGCTACTGGCCCGAAAAAGGCACAAACATGAAAACAGCCTCGTTTAAAGAAACCGAAGCTTACTCGGTTTGCGGGCGTATGACCGAAGATATGAAACAAGTTCTGGTGGTTGCCTCCGCCGGAAATACATCGCGTGCGTTTGCCCGTGTTTGTTCTGAAAATAATATTCCATTATTAATCTGCGTTCCCGAAGATAATATCGGTGCACTTTGGTTTGACGCTCCGATTAACGACTGTGTAAAACTGATTTGCAGCAAATCAGGCAGCGATTATTTTGATGCTATTCACTTGTCGAACATCGTGGCCGGCATGGAAGGTTTTGTTGCTGAAGGAGGTGCAAAAAATGTTGCCCGCCGTGATGGAATGGCAACTACAATGCTTTCGGCAACTACAACCATTGGCGAAATTCCTGATTATTATTTCCAGGCCATTGGTAGCGGAACAGGGGCAATTGCAGCCTGGGAAGCCAACCTGCGTTTAATCGAGGACGGACGATTCGGCAATAAAAAAATGAAACTGATGGTTTCACAGAATACGCCATTTACGCCAATTCACGATGCATGGAAAGCTGATTCGCGCGCTATGCTGTCGTTGGATGATAACCTGGCCCGCGAGCAAGTGGAAGCAATTGTGGCCAAAGTTTTATCGAACCGTAAACCTCCGTACCCAATTGCAGGTGGATTGTATGATGCTATGAAAGACGCTGGTGGCGAAGTGCTACTGGCCTCGAATGAACATGCTGCCCATGCAGGGGAGTTGTTCCTGAAAACCGAAGGCAACGATATTCACCCGGCATCGGCCATTGCAACTGCTACATTAATTGAAGCAGTTAAAGACGGTACGGTTAAAAAAGATGACCTGATAATGCTGAATATTACCGGTGGTGGCGAAGAAAAATTCAAAGCCGAAAATGAGCTGTTCTACTTAAAACCTGAAATCGTTTTCGATATTAATCCAAACGAAGAAGAGGTAAAAGCAAAAGTGGAAAAGCTTTTTTCGAAATAA